Genomic DNA from Streptomyces sp. GS7:
GATGCCGAGGGACTGCTCCTGGATGAGGAAGTTCGGGGTGGTGAAGGCGACTTGCAGGGAGGCGGCGAGCGCCACCGGGCCGAGCGGGCAGTGGGGGGCCAGATGTGCCCCGTACGTCTCCGCCAGCGCGGCGATCCGGCGCAGCTCGGAGATGCCGCCCGCATGGGAGATGTCGGGCTGCACGACCGCCACACCGGCCTGGAGCGGAGCCAGGAACTCACGGCGGGTGTAGAGACGTTCACCGAGAGCAAGGGGGATGCCGGAGGCGCCGACGAGGCCGGGCAGGGCCTCGGTGTGCTCGGGGAGGACCGGCTCCTCGACGAACATCGGCGCGTATTCGGCCAGCAAGGGGAGCAGCCTGCGGGCGTTGGAGGGGGAGACACGGCCATGGAAGTCGAGCGCGAAGTCCCGCTCGTCGCCCAGGACTTCGCGGGCAGCGGCGGCGCGCAGCAGGCAGCCGCGCACCTCGGCGCGGGTCGCCACCGGGGACATCCGGCCGCAGCCGTTCATCTTGACGGCGGTGAAGCCCGCCTCGGCCTGCGCGGCCACCGCGTCCCGGACGGCTCGCGGATCGTCGCCGCCGACCCAGGCATAGGCCCGGACCCGCTCGCGCACCGGCCCGCCCAGCAGCTGGTGGACGGGCAGACCGCAGTGCCGCCCCTTGATGTCCCACAGCGCCTGGTCGAGGCCGGCGACGGCGGACGAGAGGACGGGGCCGCCCCGGTAGAAGCCGCCCTTGGCCATCACCTGCCAGTGGTCCTCGATGCGCGCGGGGTCCTGCCCGAGGAGGTACTCCGCCAGCACCTCCACGGCCGCCCGGACCGGCTCGGCGCGCCCCTCGACGACAGGCTCGCCCCATCCGACGACGCCCGCGTCGGTCTCGACCCGGACGAACAGCCAGCGCGGCGGGGCCAGGAACGTCTCGATACGGGTGATCTTCAGGGATCGGGCCATGGGGAGGGGACCGTCCTTTCGGCGAGGGGCACGGGGCGTCCACCCCTCCTCCCTCTATCCCCTCGGCACGGCGCCCGCACCTCCTCTTGGGGCGGCGGCCCAACGGAACGTCGTACGCCGAGCCCTACGGAAAGTCGCGCGCAGACTTGTCGAGCAGCTCCAGCATCAACATGTAGGCGCCGTCGAGATCCCGGTCCCGTACGGCCGCGGCCACCGCCGCGTGCCGCGCGTGCGGATGCTCGAACTCCCCGCCGGAGGCGTACATCGCCCGCCCGCGGTGGATGAGGACGGGCACGATCACCCGGTGCATCTGGGCGTAGAAGCGGTTGTTGGACGCCACCAGCATCGCCATGTGGAAGGAGGCGTCGGCGCGTACGAGCAGCACCGGATCGTCCTCGGTCGCGGCCATCGCGCTGAGCGCGGCGTTCAGCGCCTCCAGGTCGTCGTCCGTACGGCGCTCCGCGGCGAGCGCCGCCGCGGCGGGCTCGATGGAGCGGCGGAGTTCCAGCAGGTCGGCGAAGAAGTCGGACGAGGCGCCGGCCGCCAGTTTCCACCGCAGGACGTCGGAGTCGAGGAGGTTCCACTCCTCCCGGGGGCGGACGTAGGTGCCGTGGTTCGGGCGGGTGGCGAGCAGTCCCTTGGCCGTCAACACCTTGATCGCCTCACGCAACACGGTCTGGGTGGCGCCCAGTTCGGCCGTCAGCTCCCGCAGGGCGAGGACGTCACCCTCGCCGTAGGCGCCGCCGAAGATCCGCTTCGCCAGCGCCTCGACCACCGCCCCCTGGGACCCGTGTCCCGCCCCGGAGCCGGCGTTTGCCCGCTGCGTCATGGCTGCTCCCCGTGCTCTCCCGTTCCTCGGCCGATGGCCCCTCGGCCGATGGCCCCTCGGCCGGTGGCCGTCGGCCCGCAGCCGGCGGGGCGCCCCGGGCGAACGCCCCCGCCCCGGTGCGCCCCGACGCCTCCTCGCCCCGGCTCACTGCTCCTTGCCGCCGGTGTCGTCCGGACCGGTGCGGGTGTCCGTTGCGCGACCCGCACCCCTGCCCGTCCCGGTGGCCCCCGTCGCCTTACCTCCGCTCGTGTCCGCCGTCGCCGTACCGCCGCTCCTGTCCGCGGTTCCGCTCGCGCCGGCGCCGCGGCCCGCGCCCGTGGCGGGGAGGTCGCCGGCGTGCCGGTGGGGGCCGGTGAGGCTGGTCCCGGGGCCGAGCGAACCGCGTCCGCCGTGCCAGGCGCCCTGCATGTTCACCCGCGCCGCCTGCCGTCCGGCCGTCATACCGGCCACCGGGTGCAGCTCGCCACGGGCGAAGCGATCCGCCTCCTCCGGGTGCCGGGCGCGCCAGTACGGGTTGTCGTGCGACAGCCCGCCGCTGACCCGTCCGTACATCCCGAACACCATCAGCAGCAGCCCCACCACGAAGCTGAAGAGCACGTTCTGGATCTTGAAGGCCAGGAAGTTCGCGTCGGTCTGGAGCAGCGCCAGATTCACGAAGCCGCTCAGCAGGAACAGCGCGCCCCACAGGATGTTCCAGGTCGAGGCGAAGTTCCCGCCGATCAGCATGCCGCCGAAGAGCAGCGCCCCGACGACGACCGAGAGCACGCTGAGGGCGCCGTTGGCGTTCAGCCCGGCGACGGTCGCGCCGCCGGTGTCGAAGAAACCGATGTGATGGGTCAGACCGAGGACGCCGAACGCGATCAGCACCAGCCCCATCAGTCCGGCACCGATGCGGTAGACCTGGCTGAGCCGGTGGTCCACGGGCAGGTGCTCGTCGAGTTGGGCGCGCCGCCGCTTGAGCCGCTGCAACGGATTCACGAGGTGCAGGGTGCCGCCAGTAGCCCCAGTTGCCATCTCCGGCCTCCTTCGCGCAGATGAGCCGCCTGGCCGTACTCACTCCCAGGATCCGCCAAGGGGCCGGTTCACGCCATCGCGCGCCCGCCGAAGCGCAGCAGCCCGGGCTGCCCGGAGAAGAACCACGCCTCCGCTCCGCGTACGGAGCCCCGGAGGACCCCGTACCCCCTCCCGCAGTTCCCCCTCCCGCGCCTCAGCGGCCCGCCGCGCCGCCCCGCGCCTCGCGGATCTCCTGCACCACCCGGGCGGCCGTCTCCCGTACCGCCTCCGTCTCGGTCAGGAAGTGCCACCAGTCCGGATGCCGCCCCTCCAGGCCGCCGACCGCACGCTCCAGCCGCGCCACCGCCTCGTCCAGCGGGCCGGCGTGCCGCGGGTCGGGCGTGCTCCGCCCGGCCATCGCCAGCCGCTGCGCGTCGCGGACCGCGAACCGGGTTCGCTCGATCTCCTGCTGCCGGTCCAACGAGACCGCGTCCAGCCGCCGCAGCCGGTCGCCGGCCGCCGACACCGCCTCGTCCGTGGTGTTCAGCAGCGCCCGTACGGTCGCCAGCCGGCTCGTGGCGTCCGACCAGCGCTGCTCGTCGCGGGCCCGCTGCGCCTCCCGCAGCGTGCTCTCGGCCTCCCTGACGGACCGCGCGGCCTCCTCCGGCACCCGCTGGAGGTCCTGCCAGCACGCCGCGCTGTACCGCCGCCGCAGCTCGCTGAGCACCGGATCGACCTGCTGGGCACGGGTCGTGATCGCCTGCGAACGGGTCCGCAGCGACACCAGCCGCTTGTCGATCTCCGCCGCCGTCTCCGGCAGCCGCTCCGCCTCGCGCCGCAGCTCCTCGGCCGTGCGCAGCACCTCGTCGGCGCGCCGGATCGTCTCTGGTACGCCGTGCGTTCCGGCACCCTCGTTCAGCTTGGTCAGCTCCGGGCCGAGCGCCGCCAGCCGGGCCGCGAGATCGTCCGCCCGCAGGCCCTGCGCGCGCACCGCGTCCAGCGCGTTGCTCGCCGCCAGCAGCGCCTGCCGCGCCCGCTCCACGGCCGGCGCCAGCCGCGCCAGCTGCGTCTCGGCGCCCTCCAGCAGCGGCGCCAGGCTCTGCGCGAACCAGTCGAGCTCCCCCCTGACGCGCTCCAGTTCCTCCCTGGCCCGCGTCAGATCGGCCCGCGCCCGTGCCACCGCCGCGCCGTCGATGTCGTCCCGGTCCAGATCGTGCGCGTCGACCGCGGTGATGTAGCCCTCGCTCACCTGGTCGATCCGCCGGCCGAAGCCCTCGTACTCCACCGCGGCCTGCCGCGCCCGCTGCGAACTGTCGACGGCGGTGATCGTCTCCACCGAGATCCGCAGGTCACGGTGCGCGGTGTCCAGCTCGTAGAACGCCGCCGCCGCGGCGTCCTTCGCGGCCTGCGTCTCGGCCCGCTGGCTCTCCCCGCGCCCGAACCAGCGGCGGGTGCCGCCACCCGCGAACGCCATCGGCGCCATCGCCGCCAGCAGCGGCAACGGCAGCAGCACGAGCCCCACCACATCCCGGACCGGGCCCCCGCGGGATCGACGGCGTGCCCGCTGCTCGTACTGCTGCGGCTGCGGCTGCGTTTGTGTCGCCGTCACATCCCTCTCCTGATCGGATCGCCCCAGGGCCGGCTGGCATTCTCCCACCCACCGAAACGAACACCCCGTCCGGTAAGTTCACGCTCCACGCGACTTCCCGCCCGCGGACGAGCGCCTCCCGCCCTCCGACCACGGGTTTGCAGACCAGGCCCCCGGGCAAGGTAGTCTGTCGGCTCGTCCAGGGCGCATAGCTCAGCGGTAGAGCGCTGCTCTTACAAAGCAGATGTCGGCGGTTCAAATCCGTCTGTGCCCACCGCGCTGACCAGCAGCGGAGCATCACGAAAGGCCCTCCGGAAGATCATCCGGAGGGCCTTTTCCCATGCTCGGGAACATCCTGGGAACCTGGCGTCACGCGGCCGTTTCGCCGGACTCCTCTGCGGGGGCTCCGGTCTCACTGCTGGCCGTTGGCTTCTCTGTCTCGGCTTTGCTCGCCTTCTTCGCCTGCGTCTTACGTGGCACGAGCTGCACCGGCGCCTCGGCCTGCGCCTTCTCGAACTGGGGGAGTACCGAGGTGTAGGTGTCGGCCGTGAGCTGGTACGACGAGTGGCCCAGCATCGCCTGGATCGCCTTCATATGGACGCCGGCGGCCAGGGAGAGGGTGGCGGCGCAGTGGCGGAGATCGTGAAGGCGGATGGGCGGGAGGTCGTGCTTGGTCAGAAGCCGGTCGAAGACCTGACGCACGTAGTCAGGGTGGTATGCCCGTCCGTCCTCCCAGGTGAAGACGCGGCCGGTCTCGTGGTAGATCTGCGGCGGCTCGCCGTTCTTGCCTTTGGCTTGCTGGTGCTCCTCCCACTCCTTCCGTTCCTGCTCCTGGCGCCGCTTCCAGAGGTTCAGCAGTTCCAGGGTCTGGGAGTCCAGCGCGACGGTACGGGCGCCGCTGTCGCTCTTGGGGGTGTCCTCCCATACCTCGTACGAGAGGGCCACCAGCTGTTCGCTGATGTGCACGATGCCCGCTTCGAGGTTGACCTCGGTCCACGGCAGACCGCATGCCTCGCCGCGGCGCAGCCCCCGGAAGACCATGAGGTGGAACAGCGGGTACAGGCGGTGCTCGGCGACCGAGTCGAGGAACTGTCCCGTTTGCTCGGGTGTCCAGACCATGACCTTCCCTGGCTTCTTACCTGTCTTCCGCCACGACCCGACGCGCTCGGGAGTCCACACGAGCGGCTTTGGCTTGCGGTAGGTCGGCAGGACCACGTGCTTGGCCCAGTTCTCTGAGAGCAGGCGCGCCTTGACGGCGTCATCGAGGGCGCCGCTGAGCGTGTTGTTGATGTGTAGCTGGGTGCCGGCTCCGGTGATGTGGCGGGGCTTGCTCCGGGCTTTGCGCAGCGCGGTCTTGGCGTCGTTCCAGGCTTGGCGTAGTTCCTGCGGGCGGGGGGTGGGTGCCTGGCGCCAGGTTGCGTGGGCGGCCCGCTCGGTGGCCAGTGCTGCCTTGGCGGCTTCGATGTTCTTTTCGTGTTCCTTGTTGCGGTCCCAGATGTCCTGGAACATCTCCTGGACGTGGCGGGTGCGAAGGTCGCGGAGCTTGAGGTGGCCGATGGTGGGGATGAAGATGCGTTGGATGTAGTCCTCGTAGCCGAGGTAGGTGGACCGCTCCGGGATCGGTGGAGGCTCTATACGTTGACTCCAGCCGCCGGTCGGGGCTGGTGTTGAGCGTGGTGGTTGGTCTCGTACTCATGGGGCGGGATGCCGCCGGTCGCGCTGTGGAGGCGCTGGTTGTTGAACCAGTCGACCCATTCCGCGGTGCCGAGCTCGACGTCGACGAGGCCGTGCCAGGGCCTGCGGGGTTTGATCAGCTCCGTTTTGTAGAGGCCGATCTGGGACTCCATGAGCGCGTTGTCCAGGGCGTCGCCGACGGTGCCGATCGAGGCGTCGATGCCGGCCTCGATCAGGTGCGCGGTGAACGCGAAAGACGTGTACTGCCCGCATCCGAATAATGAACCAGCCCTGGTCCAGCGGGAGTTCCGGCGCGATCCCGGCGCCACAGGGCCATGTCGAGGGCGTCGAGGACCAGCTTGGCCCGCTTGCTGGTCGCCGCGGACCAGCCGACGATCGCCCGGGAGAACACGTCCACGACGAATGCGACGTAGACGATCCCGGACCAGGTGGCGAGGTAGGTGAAGTCCGCGCCCCACCGCTCGTTCGGCCTGGAGGCGGTGAAGTCGCGTTGCAGCAGGTCAGCCGCCCGTTCATGCCCATCGTCGCGCAGGGTGGTTCGGATCTTCTTGCCACGACGGGCGCCTTCCAGGCCGAGCTCGCGCATCAGCCGGGCGACCGTGCAGCGGGCCGCGACCATGCCCTCGCGATGCAGCTGCCGCCAGACCTTCCGGACTCCGTAGACGCCGTAGTTGTCGGCATGCACCCGACTGATGTGCGCCTTTGGCTCCGTATCGCGCGGGCGCTGGGAGCGCGGTTCTTGGCGGCGTAGTAGGTGCTCGTTGCGATCTTCAGTCCGTGGCCGCAGAGCACACGGCAGATCGGCTCGACCCCGAACACCTTCTTGAACTCGTCGATGAACGCTACGAGCGCTTTGACGGCCGGTCGAGCTCGGCCGCGACGAAAGCCGACGCCGCCTTCAAGATCTCGTTCGCCCGCCGCAGTTCGGCGTTCTCCGCCCGCAGACGCTTGATCTCCGCGGTTTCCTCGGACGTGGTGCCGGGCCGCTGGCCCGCGTCCACCTCGGCCTTGCGGACCCAGGTCCGCACCGTCTCGGCCGCACCGATGCCCAGCTTCGCCGCGACCGCCTTCATCGCGGCCCACTCGGTCGGGTAGTTCGGACGGATCTCCGCGAACATGCGCACCGCACGCTCGCGAAGTTCGGCAGGGTAAGGGGACGGACGTGCGATGACTCGATCCTCTCAGGGAATCGAGCCTCCATCAGACCCGGAGCGGTTCAGACTCCGCGACCAGCAGGAACTCCTTGGGGCCGGCTATCGCGTGCAGGGCGTTCATGGTGCCGGTGATCTGGGAGATCTCCGCGGCTCCGCCGCCGATGACGCGGGAGTGCAGCGGGATGCCGCCATCGCCGGTCACCGCGAGGCCGCGGCGGAGCTCCGGTTGCCGCTGTCGCCACGGAGTCGCAGACTGAATTGGGACGGGGTGTTTCACCGCGGGATGCAAGAGCGGGGCACCGACCGTTTTCCGGTCCACGAACTGGTCCACGCGTGGCAGATTCACCAGACCCCGATGGATCTCACGTTCCTGGCCGAAGCCTTCGTCACGAAGGTCTGTGAGGCCACCGGGGGCAATCCCTCCAGTTGCGGTCCCGCAGGTGCGTCCTACGACGAGTTCAGCATCGAAGCGCAGGCGCAGGTCGTCGAGGACTGGTTCGCCGGAAACACGCCCGCGGGAACCGACCGGACCGGGCAGGCCTGCGATACCAGCGGCCCGTACGTCCAGTACATCACCGGGAACATTCGCACCGGAAGCACCGGAAGCACCGGAAGCACCGGAAGCACCGGAAGCACCGGAAGCACCTGAACACGCCTGTCGCCGTGGGCCGGGTCGGCCGACCGTGCCGACCCGGCCCCGGCTTCCGGTTCAAGTCGAGGAGAAACGGCATGACGTGGCAGTACAACGACCTCACTCGTGCTGGCGGCGGCCCACCGTCGGCAGGCAATCCCGCCGGGTACACCGTGGACGCCGACAAAACCGAGCGTGTGGTCCACCGTGGTACGGACGGCCATATTCACCAACTGTCGTTCGATGGCGCCTGGCATCACACCGATCTCACCAGCACGGCCCGAGGTGACCCGCCGGAGTCGGCAGGAGATCCTGTTGCCGGGAGCACCTCCGGTGCAGCCGCGTACGTCTTCTTCCGCGGGACGGACAGCCACGTTCACGGACTGTCGTTCGATGGCACCTGGCATCACACCGATCTCACCGGCACGGCACAAGGCGACCCACCAGACTCCACGGACGAGCCCATCGGCATCATCCTCAACGACTTCGACGATCCGACCGTGCTCTACCGCGGCTCCGACAGTGGAATCCACGACATGTCGGAATTCGAGTCCGTGTGGAGCGACACCGGCCCCAGCGTCCTCTTCGCGCCGGACACGCCTCCGGAAGCGGCCGGCGGCCCGACCGCCGTCTACCGCTGGGCGATGGACAACGGCATGAACGTGGTCTATCGGAGCACCGACGACCACCTCTGTCTTCTGTCGCTCTCCCGCCACTTCGGCGCCCAGTACAAGGGGGACATCACCGCCGTGACCACCGGCAACCCACCAGCCGCGGCCGGCAACCCTGCCGGGGATGCGCAGAACGACAAGCGCGAACAGCACATCGTCTACCGCGATGGCAACGGTCACCTCCACGAGCTGCTGGGGGTGTACACGGGCGACGTCGAATGGCACCACAACGACCTGTCCGCTACCAGTGGGGCTCCGAACGCCGCTGGTGACCCGGCTGTCCGCTCCTGGGACGTCGACAAGACCCTGCACGTGGTCTATCGCGGCACGGACAACCACA
This window encodes:
- the dgoD gene encoding galactonate dehydratase; protein product: MKITRIETFLAPPRWLFVRVETDAGVVGWGEPVVEGRAEPVRAAVEVLAEYLLGQDPARIEDHWQVMAKGGFYRGGPVLSSAVAGLDQALWDIKGRHCGLPVHQLLGGPVRERVRAYAWVGGDDPRAVRDAVAAQAEAGFTAVKMNGCGRMSPVATRAEVRGCLLRAAAAREVLGDERDFALDFHGRVSPSNARRLLPLLAEYAPMFVEEPVLPEHTEALPGLVGASGIPLALGERLYTRREFLAPLQAGVAVVQPDISHAGGISELRRIAALAETYGAHLAPHCPLGPVALAASLQVAFTTPNFLIQEQSLGIHYNKGAELLDYVVDPEPFRFEQGAFLRTDRPGLGIEVDERAVRAADAAGGHAWRNPVWRYDDGAFAEW
- a CDS encoding FadR/GntR family transcriptional regulator, whose protein sequence is MTQRANAGSGAGHGSQGAVVEALAKRIFGGAYGEGDVLALRELTAELGATQTVLREAIKVLTAKGLLATRPNHGTYVRPREEWNLLDSDVLRWKLAAGASSDFFADLLELRRSIEPAAAALAAERRTDDDLEALNAALSAMAATEDDPVLLVRADASFHMAMLVASNNRFYAQMHRVIVPVLIHRGRAMYASGGEFEHPHARHAAVAAAVRDRDLDGAYMLMLELLDKSARDFP
- a CDS encoding DUF4383 domain-containing protein, translated to MATGATGGTLHLVNPLQRLKRRRAQLDEHLPVDHRLSQVYRIGAGLMGLVLIAFGVLGLTHHIGFFDTGGATVAGLNANGALSVLSVVVGALLFGGMLIGGNFASTWNILWGALFLLSGFVNLALLQTDANFLAFKIQNVLFSFVVGLLLMVFGMYGRVSGGLSHDNPYWRARHPEEADRFARGELHPVAGMTAGRQAARVNMQGAWHGGRGSLGPGTSLTGPHRHAGDLPATGAGRGAGASGTADRSGGTATADTSGGKATGATGTGRGAGRATDTRTGPDDTGGKEQ
- a CDS encoding site-specific integrase — encoded protein: MFQDIWDRNKEHEKNIEAAKAALATERAAHATWRQAPTPRPQELRQAWNDAKTALRKARSKPRHITGAGTQLHINNTLSGALDDAVKARLLSENWAKHVVLPTYRKPKPLVWTPERVGSWRKTGKKPGKVMVWTPEQTGQFLDSVAEHRLYPLFHLMVFRGLRRGEACGLPWTEVNLEAGIVHISEQLVALSYEVWEDTPKSDSGARTVALDSQTLELLNLWKRRQEQERKEWEEHQQAKGKNGEPPQIYHETGRVFTWEDGRAYHPDYVRQVFDRLLTKHDLPPIRLHDLRHCAATLSLAAGVHMKAIQAMLGHSSYQLTADTYTSVLPQFEKAQAEAPVQLVPRKTQAKKASKAETEKPTASSETGAPAEESGETAA